The Astatotilapia calliptera chromosome 22, fAstCal1.2, whole genome shotgun sequence region ACTTGTAGATGCACACAGGCCCTTTAATGACTGTCTTTATTAAGGGTTGTGTTTACGTCTGGAGTGTGAGGATGAGAGTCAAGAGGAAGGATGGCAAACaggtgacaaaaacaaacagaagctcAGGTGATGAGTACTGAATAAATATGCGATGTCTTCAAAGACAGCTGAATAACAGGTCACTTCTATTCAGGGGTACAAAAGCAGAGCGCTTCCAACGCCTCAGCGCGTTCTCACCTGACTTCCGTACAGTTCCCGGTGTATTGTTGCCACCACCTGGTGTGCCGGGCCCTGCCGTCCCCGCTTTCTTTGTCAGTAGACTGTTGAAGAAATTGGCTAGCACACCCTCACTAGTCTGACCTGCAGCATAATGAGACTCGAGTTAAAAAACACGCGCACAGACGTACAAACAGAAGCGCACTTAGAGAGAAACCGACACGCGCGTCTGTGCGCAAGGACGAAATGCCTGACATACCGGACTGTGGCATAGCATTTGCTACGTTGGCCGCTGCAGAGCGATTACTCGTCCTCGGAGAGCCTGTGGGTGCCCTGCTTGTGGTGTCCTATATtagggagaaaagaaaaaaaaaaaccaagtttCATACATAAGGACACTGGAGGGAGCTTTCTGTTATCATGTGAGCCAAAACttgggaggaaaaaataaataaataaaatggaccGCTCACCACTGGTCGTCCTGCTGTCACAGCGGGCTGTTTGGCGAGCAGCGACTGTAAATTAGAGCACAACATGCACACGCACTCGAATTAGCCCTTCATTAACATATTAAAACCCTCAAGTGTGAGTTAATTTGAGCACCTGCAAGCAGTAAAACCCAAATAGCATCGACACCGGTGAAATGTTTTCTGACCTGCAGCTTTACCAGAAACACTTGGTCGTCTTCTGCCTGAATCTCCTTTTCGTGTACAATCTAATgaaagtaaagagaaaaaaaaaacaaaacacaacatataAATGTATCAatgtttttttgcttctttgtagCTCAAAAGCAACTGGATTTGACCAAAAATGATTGTGACCCTCTGCAGGGACATTAAAGGTTAGTACAACCGCTATGAACTGTAAAAATGATGGCTTGTGGTAGCATATGATATTATAATAGTAATCTAAGTGTGACTTGGTGGGATTAACTGGCATAAGAGGATGTTTCAGCATGTACCTTTCTGACTGGTGGCTTAACTATTACATCCTCGAAGCTGTCCTCTGCTTTTATTGTCTGGAAGTTCTCATGAAGTATGGCGATCTTTTTCTCGTTGTCCCAACCTGATGGACTGGTGGAGGGGGGAGACTTGGTTACAAACCAGATACAGGTGGTGCCCACAGCACTTTAAATATGCACATGTGCGCAAAACCCTGCTTACATAAAGACTGCATCTCTTTCCACCACTTGCGCAGGGCAGTGGAATGGAAAGCCATAGAGTCTGTGGACCAGGTATTTATACAGGATGTCCAGGTTCTTCATTTCCTTCACTGATGTGTAAAGCAGAGAGGCGCCGTCTGACACAGCTGTCAAGGATGTTTTCAACACTCCAATATCTAGAGCCAGAAACAATGATAAacactaacaaaaacaaaattcttttaATAACAGTGACACAACTGAAAAACCCAATTCTGGCTTATAATTGCTACAGGGGCACAAAAGAACTGAGGCAGCGTGCAATTATTTTAGTCTTTGTGCTCgtttttaaacacaataaacatgaaaaatgaaatcctGCTTTCACTCACTATTGACTGAGTGAAATTatgcagagaaacaaacaacttGAAGCAATACTGGGTGAACTCTGACAATGACTGAACTCGGtctgcaaaaataaatgaaaacaccgtcaacagttcaacttttaacaGCTTACACTGCCAGGGAAATCCTATGGACAAAACACCTCATAGAAGGCAACAGACAAAATGTAAAGCTCCACAGCCATGTAAAGACACTGCATATGCAccacatttttattatgttctCTACAACAGTACGACTTTTGCGTTACAGGTTGCGCTAGCCATGAGTTTGTTAAGGAAGGATACACTGCAGACAGAAACGTCTGATGTGGAACTGGATGAAATCCAGGTGTTCGTCTCTGTAGTCGTGCTCTTTTTCCAGTGTGCTGATAGCATCGCACTGAGGAAAGGATAAACAGATGCCAGAGTTGAATGCTTGTacagagatgcaaaaaataAGCACTGTGTTGCTATGACATGAAACCTTTCCTgctaaaaaaccccaaaacaaacaatagaccCAAAACTCCATCTTAAAATTACACATGCTACAAGTTTTGCAGCGTGTGGAGGAAAAACAGTGTTATGTGTACCTTTGTGCAGACCACCACTACTGGTATTCCCAGgttgtgtgtaagtgtgttgtCTCCTAAGGGCAGCAGCACgctctcttcttcttcactccTCCTCTGCGGTGCTCCATCCTCCCCGGTACCCGGCTCTGTGTACTCCTGGAACTGCTTTACCACTGCGTGCAAATGCAAGCAAACACCGTTATGGTGCACAGACAGATAAGCAATTATTGGGACCTTGAAGaggtcagtttttaaaaacctgtTAGAATTCTTCTAATGAACCTCTTTAGACAAACCCATTTAAGTCTTTTACAAAGATGCCACTTCTCTGagtaacatttaatatttctaAGATCAATTTTTGTGAAGAAATTATGATTTATCTACTTCTAAGTCTGACTGCTGTCAGTATGACTCACGTCTGTGCTCCAGCTCCCGCAGCTTTTCTGGGGGGACTCGGAGTTTGTCAATGTGTTCCCTAGCAACGGCGGCCCACTTCTGGAGAGAGTCCAGGGCGTTCCAAGGCCGCGACATGTCAACCGTTATCAGGAGCAACGTGTTGTCGATAGAGTCCACCGGTACAGCTACTCCCTGTAGACCCTTATGGTAAAGGTCTCCGTCTAACACCCAAGCATTACATCTAGTGTGGtctaaatacacaaacacacacaaagcaggTTCAAGTAAACATTCCGATACAGCCTCCTGATATATTCAGCGCTCGAGTTTACTCTGCAGTcacaaaaacagaagcacagtAAGACTCTGTAATTTGTTTTGTGAACAGCAGGCGTTTGCAGGTTACCATCAATGTCATCGTCGTGAACACTGAAGTAGAGATATTCCAGGCCACGGCCTTTCATGTACTCTTCAACCCCTTGTAGCTTTGCAACCAAAGTGGTCTTTCCCGAGCCCACCTCACCTAAACACACATAAAGTCAGTACATAACATACAGTAAATATAACCAGTCAAACACAATATGCACCCCCCCAATCAGATACAACAACAcaagaacagaaaataaataaataaatttggaaAAAGCATTTTAAGTGGCATGAAAACTGAGGTCTACCAATACACTACAGGCCTGTTTCAGGTATACAATTTGATAATTAACCTCCATCTGGTGTTATGAGCTGCACATAATTCAAAGGTAATAcctataatattaatatataggAAGCATTTTCCTATAGGGAAGGTGTGCCACAAAAATTGCTTTCTTTGCCTAACCAGCAAACTTCAAATGTATTATTAATAAGACAGGCGACAGGGTGGTTAGCACAGtctcctcacagcaagaagctcCTGGATTctagggcctttctgtgtggagtttagaCTCACcggtgtgtctgtgtctatgttagccctgtgacagactggcaggCTGCCCAGGGCATACcttgcctctcgccctatgacagctgggataggctccagcccccctgcaACCCTGACTCTAATAggtggaagaaaatgaatggatagatgttacagaaaagacaaaacgcATCAGCCTGATTAGAACACATTATATAGATTATGTGTTTTATGGTTCTTTTCTGCATGTTTACTACTAGTTTTAGTTTATTCCTCGAATGTGCCCCTCACTTTTGACTATGATCCCAACGATGTCTTATTGAAAGGATCACTGCATATAAACAGGTATGAATGATATATGATTAAATTTGTGTCCtttatatcacgatat contains the following coding sequences:
- the dync1li1 gene encoding cytoplasmic dynein 1 light intermediate chain 1, coding for MATSGRSALLSSNSTGPRSTLENSNPEEDDGQNLWSTILSEVSTHSRSKLPSGKNVLVMGEVGSGKTTLVAKLQGVEEYMKGRGLEYLYFSVHDDDIDDHTRCNAWVLDGDLYHKGLQGVAVPVDSIDNTLLLITVDMSRPWNALDSLQKWAAVAREHIDKLRVPPEKLRELEHRLVKQFQEYTEPGTGEDGAPQRRSEEEESVLLPLGDNTLTHNLGIPVVVVCTKCDAISTLEKEHDYRDEHLDFIQFHIRRFCLQYGASLLYTSVKEMKNLDILYKYLVHRLYGFPFHCPAQVVERDAVFIPSGWDNEKKIAILHENFQTIKAEDSFEDVIVKPPVRKIVHEKEIQAEDDQVFLVKLQSLLAKQPAVTAGRPVDTTSRAPTGSPRTSNRSAAANVANAMPQSGQTSEGVLANFFNSLLTKKAGTAGPGTPGGGNNTPGTVRKSGSKLGLSDVQAELDRIASRETDSDLSNANDTPATDGQDT